The genomic DNA AGGTCCAGGCCTCCTTCGCCGACTACGTCATGGTGCCGGCGCGCAACGTGCTGCTGCTGGATGCGGCGATGCCGCTGCACCTCGGCGCCCTCATCGAGCCGCTCGCCGTCGCGGTGCACGCCGTGGGCCTGGCCCGCCCCCGGACCGACGAGACGGTCCTGGTCGTCGGCGGCGGTCCGATCGGGCAGAGCGTCGTGCTCGCGCTGCAGCGCGCCGGCGTTCGGGACATCGTGCTGTCCGAGCGGGATCCGAGCCGCCGGGAGCTGGTCGAGGCCCTCGGCGTCACCGCGCTCGACCCGTCGGCCGGGCCCCTCGCGGAGCAGGTCGGCGAGGTGCTCGGCGGCGCGGCTGATCTCGCGATCGACGCCGTCGGCCTCAGCCCCACCATGAGCGATGCCCTCGCCTCGACCGCGCTCGGCGGCCGCGTGGTGCTCGTCGGCATGGGCTCGCCCCGGCTCGAGCTGCCGGCCTTCGCGATCAGCACCGAGGAGCGTGCGATCATCGGCTCCTTCACCTATTCCGCGCGTGACTTCGCCGCGGCCGCCACCTGGATCGGCGAGCACGTGGAGCAGGCCACCCCGCTGGTCAGCAGTGTCATCGATCCCGCGCAGGCCCATGAGGCCTTCACCGCGCTCGCGGCCGGACAGGGCCCTGCCGGCAAGATCCTCGTCCGCTTCGACCAGGAGGAGCTCGGCGCATGAACACCCACCACCGCACCATCGCCCACGTCCGGGCCTACACCGTCTCCGGCGGCGGCGCCGACTACCACGACCAGGGCGCGGACCACTGGATCGACGACCACATCGCCACCCCGATGTCCGGATACCCCGGATACGCCGACTCCCGGCAGTCCTTCGGCCTCAACGTGCTGGGCACGCTGATGGTCGAGATCGAGGCCGACGACGGCACCGTCGGCTTCGCCGTCTCCACCGGCGGCGAGCTCGGCGCCTGGATCGTCGAGAAGCACCTGGTGCGCTTCCTCGAGGGGGCGCGGGTGAGCGACATCGAGCGGATCTGGGACCAGATGTACCGCTCGACCCTCTTCTACG from Brachybacterium sacelli includes the following:
- a CDS encoding zinc-dependent alcohol dehydrogenase, producing MRALVLTDFHQLDLVETWRPEPGPGEVLLRVCATGICGSDVHGFTGDNGRRAPGQVMGHESSGTIAALGDGVDASVLPLGAPATFNPVVVPEELLERYRDREQHAPGKQVIGVAQQVQASFADYVMVPARNVLLLDAAMPLHLGALIEPLAVAVHAVGLARPRTDETVLVVGGGPIGQSVVLALQRAGVRDIVLSERDPSRRELVEALGVTALDPSAGPLAEQVGEVLGGAADLAIDAVGLSPTMSDALASTALGGRVVLVGMGSPRLELPAFAISTEERAIIGSFTYSARDFAAAATWIGEHVEQATPLVSSVIDPAQAHEAFTALAAGQGPAGKILVRFDQEELGA